Proteins encoded by one window of Agelaius phoeniceus isolate bAgePho1 chromosome 5, bAgePho1.hap1, whole genome shotgun sequence:
- the ART4 gene encoding ecto-ADP-ribosyltransferase 4, translated as MIYCWLKNSHQNLSANYKLQNFPVQRKTERNRCKLHFLKKKMFFTVSWVDSGKLVTLGSLLLLIFSQILVKEAVSPILMDMAPQSFDDQYLGCREEMMEELEQGDYFQKEIAANKDYLRLWKKAQEALLKSPVGLLREMRDSHATALMAYTMNSSPHSQLNWATSTAGISPEHYRHNFSFKYFHFYLTTAIQILKEWQSSMGKPKCYHVHRGVKDLYIEAKEGSRVRFGRFTSTSHLRSEAQKFGNETLLTVTTCLGAAMQGFSYHTSEKEVLIPPYEIFLVKSFLQTQQGNRLHLHSVGNYSKYQCQLVEASRSKNSGYTALASAILPSVLGVSLCLAHSL; from the exons ATGATCTATTGCTGGTTGAAGAATAGCCACCAAAACCTGAGCGCAAATTACAAACTGCAGAATTTTCCAgttcaaagaaaaacagaaagaaacaggTGCAAATtacatttccttaaaaaaaaaatgttctttacaGTGTCCTGGGTGGACTCTGGGAAACTGGTGACACTGGGCAGCCTCCTGTTGCTGATCTTCTCACAAATACTGGTAAAAGAG GCTGTGTCCCCCATCCTGATGGATATGGCTCCGCAATCCTTTGATGACCAGTATCTGGGGTGCAGAGAGGAGATGATGGAAGAACTGGAGCAAGGAGACTATTTCCAAAAGGAAATAGCTGCTAACAAGGACTACCTGCGTCTCTGGAAGAAGGCTCAGGAGGCTTTGCTGAAGAGCCCTGTAGGTCTGCTGAGGGAAATGCGTGACAGCCATGCCACAGCTCTCATGGCTTACACCATGAACTCCTCCCCGCACTCCCAGCTGAACTGGGCCACATCCACGGCAGGAATCTCACCAGAGCACTACAGACACAACTTcagctttaaatattttcacttcTACCTAACAACTGCAATCCAGATATTGAAGGAATGGCAGAGCAGCATGGGGAAACCTAAGTGCTATCATGTGCACAGGGGTGTAAAGGATTTATATATCGAggccaaggaaggcagcagggtgcGATTTGGCCGTTTCACTTCTACCTCCCACCTCAGGAGTGAAGCTCAGAAGTTTGGGAATGAAACTTTGCTCACAGTGACCACTTGCCTGGGAGCAGCTATGCAAGGCTTTTCTTACCACACATCTGAGAAGGAAGTCCTCATTCCCCCTTATGAGATATTTCTTGTCAAAAGCTTCCTTCAAACCCAGCAGGGTAACCGGCTGCATCTGCATTCTGTGGGGAACTACAGCAAGTACCAGTGCCAGCTGGTGGAAG cttcAAGAAGCAAGAACAGTGGTTATACTGCACTTGCCTCTGCCATTCTCCCTAGTGTGCTTGGAGTTTCCCTGTGCTTGGCCCACAGTCTCTGA